The sequence GGTAATttatttgcaatattttgcaAGTGGACTATTCTTTGAACTTCAAGTTCACATTCACTTGTCCGATGATCAAATTGATGTAGTGATGCATTCCAAGTTAATTCACTTGGTGATCTCATATTTTCTCCCCCTAATGTTGGAAATTTTGtttcatcaaaatgacaatcGGCAAATTGTGCCGTGAAAATATCTCCCGTCGTGGGCTCTAAATATTTGATAATCGAGGGAGAATCATATCCAACATATATTCCCAATCtcctttgaggacccattttagTGCGTTGTGGTGGACTAATTGGAACATACACCGTACACCCAAAAATTCTTATATGGGAAATATTAAGCTCTTGGCCAAAAACTAATTGTAAAGGGGAGAATTCATGATAACTAGTTGGTCTGATGCGTATAAGTGTTGCTGGATGCAAAATAGCATGTCCCCAAATTGACGTTGGGAGTTTCGTTCTCATCATTAATGGTCTAGCTATTAATTGGAGACGTTTAATTAATGACTAAGCGAgaccattttgtgtatgaacatgaacAACAGAATGTTCAACAATTATCCCAATTGACATGCAATAGTCATTAAAAGTTTGGGATGTGAATTCACCGGCATTATCAAGATGAATCCTCTTAATAGGATATTTTGGGAATTGTGCTCTTAATCGAATTATTTGAGCCAATAATCTAGCAAATGCTAAGTTGCGAGATGATAGTagacatacatgtgaccatcttgTTGATGCATCAATCAAAACCATAAAATatctaaatggtccacatgatGGGTGAATTGGtccacaaatatcaccttgtattatttcaaaaaatgtAGGTGATTCAATACCAACTTTAGTCGGTGAAGgcctaataattaattttccttGAGAACATGCATCACATGAGAATTCTTTAAAATTTAGAACCTTCTTGTTCTTTAATTGATGCCCATGTGAATTCTCTATAATTTTTCGCATCATTGTAGAACCAAGATGTCCCAAACGGTATGCCAAGTCATAAACGTATTCATATCAATGACTTTCTGGTCAACTGTGGCATTGATCTCTACTCAATTTATTTTTGTGTAGTATAAGCCAGAAGTAAATGTCGGTAATTTTTCAATAATGTATTTCTTTCCCGACATTTCTTTCGTAATAAAAAGATATTCTTTTCCTTCTTGTCTTACAGTCTCAAGATGATCAATCCATTCCGTCGGATATCTTGAAAGCTCAATAAATTCCTTTGAGACTTAGGAGAGAATAATGCATTATTGATAACAAAATTTGTCCCTCCATGTAATATAATATTTGCTCTTCCGGAGCCTTCAATAATGCTTGTACTACCACAAATTGTGTTGACATTACTTTTTCTCATTTTCAAATATGAGAAATATTTATCCTTCTTAAATATAGAATGCGTTGTCGCACTATCAACAAGACATAAATCTCCATCATTGACTTCATGTCCAAAGTCCATATTctattcaaaataataaaatcaataataataaaaaaatattcataataaagacaatatgaaataaataacttttattcataataaaaacaattaaacaAACTTAATATTGtctcaaataaaaataactcaaaaacATTACacttaaataaatcaaaacatataacTAAATgatagataaaatatttaataattctgCATGCTGCCATCTCCAATCAAATGATCAATTCTCCCATCTGGGTCTTCAAAGAAATCAGAGACATCGAAAGGTGCTGAGAAGGATGGGACTTGGCTTAAATCTTCACCttgataaataaaattagtCTCTATATCTCTTGTCTTTTCTTTTGATGCTTGGTAGAGATCAACAAGGTGTTTGGGAGTACGATAATTTTGATACCAATGACCTTTTATTCCACATCTATAGCACTGATTTTCTGATTTCTTTGGCATATTATTTTGACCAATTTCAACTTTCTTTGCTTGGCCATTACCCCATTTTTGATAATTTGTATTCTTTTGATTGCTATGACTATAGTCACGTGGCTCTTCATGCCCACGATTATACGGATGAAAGCGTCCTCGACGGCGCTCACGGCCACGTCCACGTCCATGGCCACGTCCACGTCCATGACCACTACCACGACCAAATTCGGtcttattttgtttctttttttcatCATGCATCGCCACATTCACTTCAGGGAATGGGTTGGCTCCAGTGGGactgattttatgatttttcaTCAATAATTCATTATTTTGCTCAGCCACAAGCAAACAtgaaatcaattcagaatatttTTTGAAGCCTTTCTCTCTATACTGCTATTGCAGGAGAACATTAGAGGCATGAAACGTGGAA comes from Henckelia pumila isolate YLH828 chromosome 4, ASM3356847v2, whole genome shotgun sequence and encodes:
- the LOC140861632 gene encoding uncharacterized protein, with translation MSNISKLEFAALDISGKNYLSWILDAEIHLDAMGIGNTIKDENNESPQNRAKSMIFLRHNLHDGLKIEYLTIKDPLDLPTGANPFPEVNVAMHDEKKKQNKTEFGRGSGHGRGRGHGRGRGRERRRGRFHPYNRGHEEPRDYSHSNQKNTNYQKWGNGQAKKVEIGQNNMPKKSENQCYRCGIKGHWYQNYRTPKHLVDLYQASKEKTRDIETNFIYQGEDLSQVPSFSAPFDVSDFFEDPDGRIDHLIGDGSMQNY